The Treponema sp. Marseille-Q3903 genomic interval CAAATTGCCGTCGAAAACAAGCATATCATTGACAAAAACAGTCTGTTTAGAAAGGTTCGAAGAATTATTTCCTTTATAAGGGATAGCCTTATAAATCTCCTCTCGAAGCTGTTTATGAGAAATTAAATTAGCAAAAGTAATTTTGTTTGAACCTTCTGAAAAACTACGCTTCATTAAGAAGTTAGCGCCACCATCTTTATAATAATATAAATACAAATCATTGCCGGAAACCGCAAAATCGATGTCATCAGGAGCGTTCCCAATCTCAAAATAACCAAAAGAAGGGTGAGCAATATCATTTATTTTGCATTTTAGTAAACCGATATAATTGTCAGAGTCCTTAACAACATGCATACAGAAGTATATGTTTTCTCCATCTCTATAGATTTTTTGGAGGTACGTAGCATATGGAGGCGTCCATTCTACAGGAACCGGAATATTTATTAGAGTGCCATTTAATGGATTAAAAGGAGTTGACGTTGGCATGCTCGATAAATTTGCATAACGAAATTCGTTTGCGTTTTCACGGACATAGTATACATTGCCATCAGCTAAAACAAACTCTTCAACTGCGGCAGAGAATTCATAGCTTTTGTCATTTGGTGCGCTTAAAGTAGGCAAGTCACCTAAATTTTTTGAGTTAATGCTAAAAATATACTTTTGAGACGCGTTAGATTCACCATAAAGAGATCCCATTACATCAGGATATTCATACCATTTTGCATATAAAGAGAGATTTTTTGTAGAATTACTAACATCATTGCCATCTTCTTTTAATTGAGACTCCAACGATTTAGAAAAAGTTTCGTCGTCTAAATACCATCCCTTAAAAGCAAAACCGTATTTTTTAGGCGAGAATCTATTTGGCGCTAAAAAGAAATCACTTTTAGCCATCAGGTACTTTTTGCCAGCTTCTATCGGCTGAAAGCTTTGCACAGCACCGTGTGGAGTAATGATTCCTCCTTTCGTCAAAAGATTCACAATCATAAATTTATTTTCAGGATTAGATGCCTCTTCGCCCGGCGTAATATAAAGATTTTCTTGAACTAAATAAACAGTTTTATTATCGAGTTCAATCTCTATTGTTACATAATATGCCCCCGAAGGAATATCGCTCAGCCAAACTCTGTTGACAAAAAAATTCGCCTTTTGCCCCCATGTACCTCCAAAAACATTGGAAACTCCATATTCGGCAGACAGATTTTTTGCAGAAGCTTTATTTTTTTTATAATCTTCCAAATCGTACAATTTAATAGTCGGGTGAGAATTACGTAGCGTATCATAAAAATTAACGCTCGGCACTGCTATTCCCAAAGTAGTACCGAGATCAGCTGGAACTTTAATAGAAATATCAGCGCTTCCCTTTCCTGAAAAAGTAAAATTTACACTGTTTAAGCCTGACACTATAGTTTTAGAAATGACAGACTTAAAAACCTTGTCGGGAGGAAAGCCTGGTTTGGAAATATGTTTGGCTGTCAATGTGAATTTCCAGCTGCCGGCAAGAACCGAGATAAAAAAGACTTTTTCTTTCAAGTACTCTTCGCCTTTAAAAGATTTTGAAAATTTTCTGCCATCAGAACAGACAGCTTCCAACTCAAAGTCAAATGTTGAAATATCGATCGCATCTGAAGATATTTTTCTTGAGCTGCCTGATAAGCCGTCTATTGTTATGCTTAAAACTGTTGAATTTTTTGAGTCATTGTCTCGGTCGTTGTTTTCAAGTTGATTTACACAAGAGATAAAAAATAACATTAAACAACAAATAAAAACTCGATTGATAAACTTAATTATATTTTTTTTCATGCTTTCCCCCTTAGTTAGGTAAATTTCCCAACTCAAGAACTTCATCATCGTATTCTGCTACAGAGCCAACTACGTGCGCCGTACAACGAACCATGATTTTTTTCCTATTGATGTAGCTTGCTGACTCCATCTCGATTTTTAACTTTTTACCGTCTCCTTCAAGTTCAAATTTTGCTTGAGTGCCGTTGTGCTCAACAGAAACTTGTTGTCCTTTCTCAATTTTAGTATAAGGACCGTATACTAACGAATATTCCCAAACGTAAGAATCATACTTTTTAGTTTCTGAGGAATTGTCCAAAGTTAAAGTGATTTTTTTCGTTGTTCCGACAGTTTCTGATTTTATATAGAAATACAAATCATCGAGATGTCCCCCCTGATCGATAATAATCCGAGTTTTATCTTTTTTTGATAATTTTACAACAACAAGATTTTTTCCGGGAATAATTGGAATTTCATCGGAAGTGCCGGAAATTTCAAAAGAATTGTACAACTTTTTTGCGTTTTTAAATTTTAAAACTTCTTTTTGAATATCATTTTCAGAAGCCGCTTCTCCAAAAATTTCTTTGAACTTTGCTCTGATTTGCTGTTCCATGTTCTCAAGACTGCCTTCGTTGAGTTTTATAGATACGCTGACTTTTATCTTTTTACCGATTGCAACTTTATCAAATGCTACATTGCTGTCGATGTAAGATTTTTGATTGTCTGCATTGATAAATTGGAGCAAAGACAATTGCGTAGACTTGCTGGCTGCAACTTTACCGTCTTCTAAAAGATCAAATGATAAATCATATTTTATGAGCGAATTGATGTAATTTTCCATTTCTTCGCTTGTTGTTGCGGCACGTGACGAAAGTCCGTTTGAAAAAACAGGCGAACAAGCCTTTGCAATTTCTGCAACATCAAAAGAAACCTCGCCATTTTTCTGATCTGAAAGATTTAGACCTGAGCAAGATGTAATAAGCAAAAGGAAAAGTGAAAAAAAGATAACAAAATATTTTTTCATAAACACCTCCATAATATTCAAATTCCGTCGCCACATTATACATGAAAAATAAAAACAAAGCAAATTAGCTTAGCATTTTCTCTTATATTAAATATATTTTTTGCAAAATGTGCAACAATTTACTCGCTTCGTGATATAATCCATTTATTCTGATTTTCCTAGTAAAATCTCAAAACGGAGGCGAAAATGATGACTACGGAAAAAGCTTTAACGGCGCTCAAGCATATAAAAACTTACTGTAATGCGGCTCAGCTTGTTGAGCTTGATTATGTGATTGAGGTTCTCGAAAAACTTGAAAAAGCGGGTGTTCAAGACCCTCTCTCTGCAGATTTTAAATTACTCGCAAAATGAGCTTAAAATGCTCTTAAAAAAAAGGATACACAAAAAATGATAGGAACTTTTTGGGCGCTTGTGCCCGCTATCGTCGCCATAGCTTTGGCTCTTTTGACTAAAGAAGTTTATTCTTCTCTATTTATTGGAATTATAATCGGCGCAATTTTTTACGCTATCGACACAGCGGCTGGTTTTCCAGGCTTTTTCAATCACCTGTTTAATGACGGCATGATTTCTCAGCTTTCTGACAGCTGGAACGTCGGAATCATCATCTTCCTTGTAGTTCTTGGAGTGATGGTTGCTATGATGAACAAAGCCGGCGGTTCTGCCGCATTTGGCGATTGGGCTAAAAAACATATAAAATCTAAAGCCGGCGCTCAGGTAGCGACAATTTTTCTCGGCATTCTGATTTTTATAGACGACTATTTCAACTGCCTTACAGTCGGCTCAGTTATGAAACCTGTGACGACAAAATACGGAGTTTCTAAAGAAAAACTCGCATACATAATAGACGCGACAGCGGCTCCAGTCTGCATCATCGCTCCGATTTCTTCATGGGCAGCTGCCGTTTCAGGATTTGCTTCTGAAGGGGAAAACGGAATTTTACTTTTCTGCAAGGCAATTCCATTCAACTTTTACGCAATTTTGACTCTTGCGATGTTGTTTATTTTAGTTTTTATGAACTTTGAATACGGAACGATGGAAAAGTTCGAAACAGCTTTTGAAGCATCTAAAGTCACTTCTGATTTTGAAGATGAAAGCGGCGGAAACGGAAAAGTGATAGACCTCGTGTTACCGATAGCAGCTTTAATCGTGCTTTGTGTGACCGGAATAATTTATACCGGGGGATTTTTCACTAAGACAACGCTCGGCGATGACGGCGCTATTTTTGCCAACGAAACATACCTAAACTTTATTGAAGCATTTGCAGGAGCTAACGCTTCTTTCGGTCTCGTGATAGGTTCTTTTGCTGCCCTCATAATCACAATTATCTTTTATATTTTCCGCAGAGTTATCTCTTTTAAATCGATTATGCAGTCTATCCCTGACGGATTTAAAGCTATGGTTCCTGCAATCTTGATTTTGACTCTTGCATGGACGCTAAAAGCTATGACAGATTCTCTTGGTGCTAAAGACTATGTTGCAGGCATTGTAGAAGGTTCTGCCTCAGGATTTAAGATGTTTCTTCCTGCTATAATCTTTGTGATTGCGGTTGGCCTTGCATTCGCAACAGGGACTTCGTGGGGAACGTTCGGAATTCTAATTCCAATCTGCATTGCAATATTTGCCCCGGGAAATCCGCTGAGAATTATCTCTATCTCCGCATGTATGGCAGGAGCAGTCTGCGGCGACCACTGTTCTCCGATATCAGACACAACTATCATGGCAAGTGCGGGCGCCCAATGTGACCACGTAAACCACGTTTCAACCCAGTTGCCGTATGCGCTTTCTGTAGCGGCGATTTCATTTCTTACATACATAATCTCGGGTTTTACGCAGAGGCTTGGTCTTGTGGCAAGTGGAATCATTTCGTGGACGTTTGGATTTTCGGCACTCTTTTCATTCTTGATTTTTATGAAAAAAAGAAGTTTACGAAAGCAGAAATAAAGTTCTCTCGGTAAACAAAA includes:
- a CDS encoding Na+/H+ antiporter NhaC family protein produces the protein MIGTFWALVPAIVAIALALLTKEVYSSLFIGIIIGAIFYAIDTAAGFPGFFNHLFNDGMISQLSDSWNVGIIIFLVVLGVMVAMMNKAGGSAAFGDWAKKHIKSKAGAQVATIFLGILIFIDDYFNCLTVGSVMKPVTTKYGVSKEKLAYIIDATAAPVCIIAPISSWAAAVSGFASEGENGILLFCKAIPFNFYAILTLAMLFILVFMNFEYGTMEKFETAFEASKVTSDFEDESGGNGKVIDLVLPIAALIVLCVTGIIYTGGFFTKTTLGDDGAIFANETYLNFIEAFAGANASFGLVIGSFAALIITIIFYIFRRVISFKSIMQSIPDGFKAMVPAILILTLAWTLKAMTDSLGAKDYVAGIVEGSASGFKMFLPAIIFVIAVGLAFATGTSWGTFGILIPICIAIFAPGNPLRIISISACMAGAVCGDHCSPISDTTIMASAGAQCDHVNHVSTQLPYALSVAAISFLTYIISGFTQRLGLVASGIISWTFGFSALFSFLIFMKKRSLRKQK